One window of Papaver somniferum cultivar HN1 chromosome 9, ASM357369v1, whole genome shotgun sequence genomic DNA carries:
- the LOC113312639 gene encoding uncharacterized protein LOC113312639, with protein MKSQTGSSVGDHCVPVKKTKVTVSKSPCMPPPKAAVSKAAKKSKVVNSAEPKEVETVASESSDTGDSDSDHIEAATTDVVPSPTRKRKRTSKYWAEFQEVLIKGKTHGECKHCKRNIGAESKNGTSSLRKHLNSCMAYKGAQQQINQMFLKASETQDGGTLRSQTA; from the exons ATGAAAAGTCAAACAGGAAGTAGTGTTGGTGATCATTGTGTTCCTGTAAAGAAGACTAAAGTTACCGTTTCGAAATCCCCGTGTATGCCGCCTCCTAAAGCTGCCGTTTCGAAGGCTGCAAAGAAGAGTAAAGTTGTAAACTCAGCAGAGCCGAAAGAAGTAGAAACTGTAGCCAGTGAGTCAAGTGATACtggtgattctgattctgatcatATAGAAGCGGCAACAACAGATGTGGTTCCGTCACCTACACGTAAACGCAAAAGAACCTCAAAGTATTGGGCTGAATTTCAAGAGGTATTGATAAAAGGGAAAACACACGGAGAATGCAAGCACTGCAAGAGGAATATTGGTGCGGAGAGCAAAAATGGGACAAGCAGTTtgaggaaacatctaaatagttgTATGGCGTACAAAGGAGCACAACAGCAAATTAACCAAATGTTCTTGAAAGCTAGTGAAACACAAGATGG CGGAACACTACGAAGTCAGACTGCATAA